The genomic interval GGGGAGATCGGGGCACGGCCCGGTCATCAGGAGGTGCCGGCGCACCGGGACGACCGGAAGTTCCACGCCGGCGAGGGCGGCAACCCCGGCCGACCACGCGCCCGCCGCATTCACGACGACGCCGGCTTCGTGCACGCCGGCCGTGGTGGTCACGACGAACGATCCCGCCGTCGTGCGTTCGATCGCCGAGACCCCGGCGGAGCAGACGACCGCAACACCGGCGCGCGCGGCTTCCCGGAGGAAGAACCCGGCGAGCGCTCCCGGATCGATGAACCCGTCGCGCGCCCCGAAGGTCCCGCCGACCAGATCGGAACCCTCGACGTAAGGCGCCCGCCGGCGCGCTTCGTCGCCGTCCAGGAGATCGACCGTCACGCCGAGCGACCGCTGGAAGGCGACCGCCTTCTCGATCGCCGCGAGGCGCTCCCGGCTCGCCGTCAGGAAGAGATAGCCGGCCTTGCGGTAGACGGGCGGCTCGCCGATCTCGGGGGCCAGGGCGTCCAGGATCTCCATCGACCGGAGCGACATCGAGACGTTCACCGTGGTCGTGAACTGCGCCCGGATCCCGCCGTTCGCCTTGGACGTCGACCCGGTTCCGGGAACCTGCTCGCGCTCGACGATCGCGACGCGCGTGACGCCACGCCGCGTCAGGTGGAATGCGATGCT from Candidatus Polarisedimenticolaceae bacterium carries:
- a CDS encoding FAD-dependent oxidoreductase; amino-acid sequence: MLIVGAGVVGCSIAFHLTRRGVTRVAIVEREQVPGTGSTSKANGGIRAQFTTTVNVSMSLRSMEILDALAPEIGEPPVYRKAGYLFLTASRERLAAIEKAVAFQRSLGVTVDLLDGDEARRRAPYVEGSDLVGGTFGARDGFIDPGALAGFFLREAARAGVAVVCSAGVSAIERTTAGSFVVTTTAGVHEAGVVVNAAGAWSAGVAALAGVELPVVPVRRHLLMTGPCPDLPRVIPMTIDADTGILIRREGDRVLVAYSNPDEPPGFVTTFDPAFPERFAAPFERRFPRVAAAGLDLRRSWAGLYEVTPDHHAVLGEADGVPGFFLATGFSGHGIMHAPATGEAIAEWISTGRATSVDISSLSAGRFARGETIHETMVL